The following proteins are co-located in the Camelus bactrianus isolate YW-2024 breed Bactrian camel chromosome 30, ASM4877302v1, whole genome shotgun sequence genome:
- the HAUS1 gene encoding HAUS augmin-like complex subunit 1, translated as MEAKQEKEAQIAAWLKKIFGDHPIPQYEVNPRTTEILHHLSERNRVRDRDVCLVIDDLKQKAREYESEAKHLQDLLMESVNFSPANLSSTGSRYLNTLVDSAVALETKDTSLASFIPAVNDLTSELFRTKSKNEEIKLELTKLEKNLTATLVLEKCLREDLEKAELHLSTERAKVDSRLQNMHFLKAKSEEFRFGIRATEEQLKARGMDASLSHQSLVALSEKLAELKQQTIPLKKKLESYLDLMPNPSLAQVKIEEAKRELDTIEAELTKKVNMMEL; from the exons ATGGAAGCAAAGCAGGAGAAAGAGGCGCAG ATTGCTGCGtggttgaaaaaaatatttggagatcaTCCCATTCCACAATATGAGGTGAATCCGCGGACAACGGAGATTTTACATCACCTTTCAGAACGCAACAGGGTCCGGGACAGGGATGTCTGCCTGGTAATAGATGACTTGAAACAGAAAGCAAGGGAATATGAATCAGAAG CCAAGCATCTTCAAGACCTTCTAATGGAGAGTGTGAATTTTTCCCCTGCCAACCTCTCTAGCACTGGTTCCAGGTATCTGAACACTTTGGTTGACAGTGCAGTGGCCCTTGAAACAAAGGATACCTCACTAGCTAG ttttatccCTGCAGTGAATGACTTGACCTCTGAACTTTTTCGtaccaaatccaaaaatgaagaaatcaagCTTGAATTGACAAAACTCGAGAAAAATCTAACTGCAACTTTAGTATTAGAAAAATGTCTACGAGA GGATCTCGAGAAGGCAGAGTTGCATTTGTCTACGGAACGGGCCAAAGTTGACAGTCGTCTTCAGAACATGCATTTCCTCAAAGCCAAGTCAGAAGAGTTCAGATTTGGAATCAGAGCTACAGAG GAGCAGCTTAAAGCCAGAGGAATGGACGCTTCTCTGTCTCATCAGTCACTGGTCGCCCTTTCAGAG AAATTGGCAGAACTAAAACAACAGACTATACCTTTGAAGAAAAAATTGGAGTCCTATTTAGATTTAATGCCg aatcCATCTCTTGCTCAGGTGAAAATTGAAGAAGCAAAGCGAGAATTA gATACCATTGAAGCGGAACTTACAAAGAAAGTAAATATGATGGAACTGTGA